The sequence CATCACCGACATTGCCAACTACACCATCGCGGGCTGGGGCGACTACTTCCGTTGGGTCGGAGCAGCAGCCGCCAGTGTCATTGTTTGGGAGTGGGTCGAGCGCATTGAAGCactagaaagagaagaaaggaAGGACGGAATCCTAGGAAGGGAGATCTACGATGGAGACGACATGCTCGACAACACCACATCTTCCAAATCCGCAAACTGGCCCTATTCGAAGCGCAATCCGTCTGAGAACGAAAAgaagggcggcggcggcggtggcggcggttTCAGTCTTAGTGCATTTGCTTCAGGTCAAACGGGCCGCGTCGGTGAGCTTGCTCAGAGGCTGGGACGAAAGATGACCGAGTCGCCACGTGCAGAAGCTCGCAAGAAGCGAAGCATCCATATTCCCGCTCCACCACCAGTGCACAGACGGTCTGAATCTACCCGTCGTGGGGACCGTAGTTCCAGCGCCTATGTGCGCGTCCAGAGCCCACCTCTGGTCCCAGCTGTTCCCGTTATTGCCTCGCCAGTCAGCCGGACGGACACGACAAGTGCAGACTCCACTGTCTACACAGTACGATACCATCCCATCAACGAAACACCACCTATTCGCCAACCAACATCGGTTGAAGTCCGACTCACGCCGGAAGGAGCGCAAGCGCAGAGACCGTCTGAGCCGCAAGAGAGCACTGGCCAGCCGGCCAATGCCGACGACCCTGAAAAGGGTGCCACAGACCCAGAGGCACCCGCCAGTAGCAGCAGATGGAAGTGGCAGGCCATGGCCAGCCCATTTGCAAGGAAGGGACGCGCACCACCACAGGAGCTGCAGAGAGGCCAGATCATCGAACCTCTTGCTGTCGATGAAGTGCACGCCAACATTCCACCGCGCCATTACAACGGACTGGCATTGTCAGACCGGCTTGGCACGTTTGCTGCACAACAGGGCGAAAGGTTCAGGTCGAAGAAGAAGTGTGCTAAAAACTCGGAGATGAACCTGCCTGTCACGATCATCCCAGCCCAGCCACGTGGGCAGACGTGGTCTCCAGACTTGCttcaacagcaacagcagcaacagcagcaacagcagcagcagcagcagcagtttCATCCCAGCGAGGTGTCTACGACTGCTGGTATTCAAATTGCGAGGATACCAACGACCATCGAAGAGCAGCCAGACCTGCCTTCGCCCGCACACTCTGACCAGACGATGCAGTCGAGTGAAGTGGTCCAGCCGGCTGCTTCTGCAAACTCGAATCGCAACGCGGGCAGACGGTACACGCCGCGAGCTGGGGGACTCACGGCCCACCCACCCGTCTCTCCGACCAGTCTGGCGGAAGAGATACAGAGTCCTACACCGCTGCTGGACCCTGCCTCACCACAGGGATCGTCGAACCAGCAGCACACATCCACCAACCACGACAGGTAGCGCGGGCTGGGGGACGATCCTTTGTACTTCTCTGTTCATATCCTCGATGCGTTTTCAGCGTCGATAGCTTGTATACCCAAATGTTTTCAACGGCGCATTAGCGGACACGGAGAGATGACAGCATTCGCATAGATCTTGGCGCATTCACCGGACTCTGAATGAAAAAAGGGCTGTGGGAGGCCCCGCAGGGAGGGGCTAGATGTTCTTTGTATACCCGCCGATGTCACGAGACTCGGCTTCCTAGTTAGGTTTTCGAGTAACGTGGAGGAGAGGTTGTGTTTGTGGATAGGTAGCAGACCCAAACACGTGCGTAGAGTGAAGCATCACTAGCCATGAAGATGAGCTGTCAAGACGACATGTAGCAGACGCAAACACGTGCGATGGAGTGAAGCATCACCAGCCATGAAGATGAGCTGTCAAGACGACAGGTAGCAGACCCAAACACGCTATAGAGTGAAGCATCACTAGCCATGAAGATGAGCTGTCAAGACGACAGGTAGCAGACCCAAATACGCTATAGAGTGAAGTGTCTGTCAAGACAACATGCACTCGGCGACGTTCGAGACGGGGATGCAAGATACGAGGTGCATGCACCAGCCACCCCCAAAGAGTCCAAGCTCCTCTAGCCGCGGGCCGTTCAAGGCACAGCTCGCCGCATGTCGACACAGCGCGAGTGCTCGTGCTATCTGCTATCCTCACCTCGGGCGCCTCTCGTCTGGTCTGTCGCGCTCTAGGGTCTCTCTCCGTCCTCACTTGCCACTTGCCACTTGCCACCTGCCACTTGCCACTTGCCACCTGCCACCTGCCACCTGCCACCTGCAACCTGCGGCTTCTTGCAGAAGCATTGCGCGTGCACCTCGAGACGACAATGTCCCTGTTCGGCGATGACGACGTGCCGTCGCGCTCCAAGCCGTCGGCCGGCCtcttcgacgacgacgaccagAAGGCGGCGGGCAAGTCGAGCAGCGGCCTGTTTGACGACGGCTTCGACGCCAACGACTCGCCATGGGCGTTCCCGACCCCCAAGAAAGGCGACCGCGGCTCGCTGGTCAAGTCGCTGCTGCCCGCCTCGGACGTGCCCGACGCCTACATCGACGCCTTCGACGCCCTGCTCCATGCAGCGGACGGCGCTGGCGGCAGCAGCATCAGCATGGACGACGTCAGGAAGCTCCTGAGCGCGAGCGGGCTGCCGAGCGACACACAGTCCCAGATCCTGGACGTGGTAGCGCAGCCTGGCCAGGGCGCCGCGGGACTGGGCCGGAATGAGTTCAACGTGCTCTTCGCACTCGTGGGCCTCGCGCAGGAAGGCGACGACGTCACGCTCGACAGCGTGGACGAGCGCAAGCGCAACCTCCCCACGCCGTCCGTACCGCTGCCCAACGCGTCCAGGCCCGAACCACCGGCGCCCGCGCCGCAAGAGCAGCCACCCCCCACGCCGCCCATGCCGCGGCCGCTCCCCGACCAGCACACACCGAGCCCGGGCAGGTCGCGCGCGCCCTTCCGCAAGCAGTCCTTTGGCGACCCGGAGGCAGATCCCTGGGGCAGCCCGGACCTGCACAACGGACACAACCACAACAGCTACCCCTCGGTGCCTGCACAAACAAACGGCACCACCCCTCATCCCACTCCGCGCACAACGAGCCAGTTCACGACACACTCTGC is a genomic window of Ascochyta rabiei chromosome 8, complete sequence containing:
- a CDS encoding pH-response regulator protein palH/rim21, producing MLPAMGVSWTGATPVLELRDASSPYVSIATTTATATATPAATPTPAPSTAARDTTDARSQHCPSYKLPEFGVIELGPGNTITLTTNAVFRPQCTSASQGADSDGTGQVLSVADIRDPFHASITPQAYATGAATVISWMLVIMLIITPRTFFVGNASGRSGLMGRRGMISGASGSGSIIGVGSRPWLQKVAALTVAVSLTLATADTFKIAGRQYAEGFIDAMELRDQVVSGMEIKASRIISDIFLWLAQVQTLIRLFPRHKEKVIIKWVGFALILLDITFSSLNSFGPYENSARPAHFDTAIPALSYLFQLSLSMLYAAWVLYYTITKRRYAFYHSMMWNMTVVALLSIIAILTPVVFFITDIANYTIAGWGDYFRWVGAAAASVIVWEWVERIEALEREERKDGILGREIYDGDDMLDNTTSSKSANWPYSKRNPSENEKKGGGGGGGGFSLSAFASGQTGRVGELAQRLGRKMTESPRAEARKKRSIHIPAPPPVHRRSESTRRGDRSSSAYVRVQSPPLVPAVPVIASPVSRTDTTSADSTVYTVRYHPINETPPIRQPTSVEVRLTPEGAQAQRPSEPQESTGQPANADDPEKGATDPEAPASSSRWKWQAMASPFARKGRAPPQELQRGQIIEPLAVDEVHANIPPRHYNGLALSDRLGTFAAQQGERFRSKKKCAKNSEMNLPVTIIPAQPRGQTWSPDLLQQQQQQQQQQQQQQQQFHPSEVSTTAGIQIARIPTTIEEQPDLPSPAHSDQTMQSSEVVQPAASANSNRNAGRRYTPRAGGLTAHPPVSPTSLAEEIQSPTPLLDPASPQGSSNQQHTSTNHDR